In the Muricauda sp. MAR_2010_75 genome, one interval contains:
- a CDS encoding TolC family protein, protein MRSIFYTLPLFLLFFGYSATAQEETLSKEEAIQLVLENNLGIQVARNTKRIDENNASILNSGYLPTVTANGAGTIDRQNTEGVLANGETRTADGAETRRYNASLNVNYTLFDGLGRLYNYKSFKERSQQSELEVKQTIETTILQLFSVYYEVARLTENTANLEEALEISKDRLTRARYQFEYGQNTGLDVLNAEVDINTDSINLLNSRQQLRNTMRDLNLILNRELSTRFEIDTTVNFIPGLQMESMHNEAKMNNVRLQIVEKDISISNYNIKVARSNFLPTIGLTGTYGWNESTNNSPLAFSLQNTSTGVTGAINLSWNLFDGGRAITGAKNAKITYENQELIKKQIELEVERDIRNAWDSYTNALYILEVQEKNLQTNQNNFNRTDERYQLGQVTSIEFRQAQLNLLNAELAKSQAKYNAKLAELQMLQISGQLLNIDF, encoded by the coding sequence ATGAGAAGCATTTTTTATACGCTACCCCTTTTTTTATTGTTTTTTGGTTATTCGGCAACAGCCCAAGAGGAAACCCTTTCAAAGGAGGAAGCCATACAATTGGTATTGGAGAACAATTTGGGCATTCAAGTGGCGAGAAATACCAAAAGAATTGATGAAAACAATGCCAGTATCCTTAATTCTGGGTATTTGCCCACAGTTACAGCGAACGGAGCAGGAACCATAGATCGCCAGAATACAGAGGGTGTATTGGCCAATGGCGAGACACGTACTGCGGATGGGGCTGAAACCCGCAGGTATAATGCTTCCCTAAACGTAAATTACACCTTGTTTGATGGACTAGGGCGCCTTTACAACTATAAAAGCTTTAAGGAGCGGTCCCAACAATCGGAATTGGAAGTAAAACAGACTATTGAGACCACCATTTTGCAGCTTTTTTCTGTGTATTATGAAGTGGCTCGCCTAACCGAGAACACAGCCAACTTGGAGGAGGCGCTTGAAATTTCAAAAGATAGGCTTACAAGGGCACGTTATCAATTTGAATATGGACAAAATACAGGTTTGGATGTGCTCAATGCCGAGGTGGACATCAATACGGACAGCATCAATCTACTCAACTCCCGGCAACAATTGCGCAATACCATGCGGGATTTGAACCTTATTCTCAATAGGGAACTTTCCACCCGATTTGAAATTGATACCACGGTGAATTTTATACCGGGCCTACAGATGGAGAGTATGCACAACGAGGCCAAAATGAACAATGTTCGGTTGCAAATAGTGGAAAAAGACATCAGCATAAGCAATTACAATATAAAAGTGGCCCGAAGCAACTTTTTGCCGACCATTGGTCTTACCGGTACTTATGGCTGGAACGAGTCCACCAACAATAGCCCGCTTGCATTTTCCCTTCAAAATACCTCCACAGGGGTTACGGGAGCCATTAATCTCAGCTGGAACTTATTTGATGGAGGTAGAGCGATTACAGGTGCAAAAAATGCCAAAATAACCTATGAGAACCAAGAACTGATCAAAAAGCAGATAGAGTTGGAGGTGGAGCGGGATATACGCAATGCATGGGACAGCTACACCAATGCCCTTTACATATTGGAAGTTCAGGAAAAAAACCTACAGACCAACCAAAATAACTTTAACCGAACCGATGAACGGTATCAATTGGGGCAGGTTACTTCAATTGAATTCAGACAGGCACAATTGAACCTGTTGAATGCTGAATTGGCCAAAAGTCAGGCCAAGTACAATGCCAAGCTTGCCGAACTGCAGATGTTGCAGATCAGCGGGCAGCTCCTCAATATAGATTTTTAA
- a CDS encoding efflux RND transporter permease subunit, which translates to MKKVISYFIKYHVAVNVIVVAFLVFGIVGALTLKSSFFPLSESRNIMINITYPGASPQEIEEGITLKIEDNLKGLQGVERVTSTSRENSGSINVEIEKGRDIDFMLLEVKNAVDRVPTFPTGMEPLIVSKQEPVRPTISFAINGNGVPLATLKQIGRQIENDLRAIDGISQIQPSGYPDEEIEIAVDENSLLAYNLSFTEVAQAVANANILVTGGNIKTVTEEYLIRAKNRSYYGDELSNIVVRADAAGRTVRLKDVAIIRDRFSETPNASYFNENLAVNITVTSTNTEDLIGSAEKIKEYMKDFNEKHANVQLEIIDDRSKILTQRTQLLTENAIVGMILVLIFLSLFLNTRLAFWVAFGLPIAFLGMFVFAPLFNVTINVLSLFGMIIVIGILVDDGIVIAENIYQHYEKGKPPVRAAIDGTMEVIPPIISAIITTVLAFSVILFLDGRIGEFFGEVSVIVILTLVVSLIEALIILPAHLAHSKALHPQKEGPKSGIAKVFAKLRVINKMGDRFMAWMRDKLYSPALKFALEYKFLTFALFFMALVLTLGSIGGGVIRTSFFPRIASDQISIELLMPNGTNEKVTDSIISLIQEKAHIVNQELTDKYLQETDKELFENMIKNLGPGSSAATLEINLLPGEERPDAIRADMVTTRLRELVGPVVGVESLIYGSGGNFGGSPVSVSLLGNNITELKAAKQELKNAMLNNGNLKDVTDNDPAGIKEIRLQLKENAYLLGLDLRSVMNQVRAGFFGAQAQRFQRGQDEIRVWVRYDRENRSSITDLDEMRILAPTGERIPLKEIATYSIERGDVAINHLDGQREIQVSADLTDPETTSGTDAMGWIRSEVMPDILSKYPTITPSYEGQNREANKFINSLRFVGLTVLFLIFITIAFTFRSFSQPLLLLLLVPFSLTAVAWGHWIHGFPINILSMLGIIALIGIMVNDGLVLIGKFNINLRNGLKFDEALYEAGKSRFRAIFLTSITTIAGLAPLLLEKSRQAQFLKPMAISIAYGIGFATILTLLMLPLFLSFGNNVKVWAKRLWTGEKVSHEEVERAIREQHEEQQMLEESGNSLNGHISHEESEEETSKVLEETT; encoded by the coding sequence GTGAAAAAGGTAATCTCTTATTTTATTAAATACCATGTGGCCGTCAACGTTATCGTTGTAGCATTTTTGGTTTTTGGTATTGTGGGTGCCCTGACCCTAAAATCTTCCTTTTTCCCGCTGTCGGAATCCAGAAATATTATGATCAACATTACCTATCCCGGAGCATCACCCCAGGAAATCGAGGAAGGTATCACTTTAAAGATCGAGGATAACCTAAAAGGATTGCAAGGTGTGGAGCGGGTCACCTCCACTTCTAGGGAAAACAGTGGTTCCATCAATGTTGAGATTGAAAAAGGAAGGGATATTGATTTTATGCTCTTGGAGGTCAAAAATGCCGTGGATCGGGTCCCAACTTTCCCTACGGGAATGGAACCATTGATTGTTTCCAAGCAAGAACCGGTACGCCCAACCATTAGTTTTGCGATAAATGGGAACGGTGTTCCTTTGGCCACCTTAAAACAGATTGGTCGCCAGATTGAAAATGATCTTAGGGCCATTGATGGTATTTCCCAGATTCAACCCTCGGGTTATCCCGACGAGGAAATTGAAATCGCTGTTGACGAAAATAGTCTGTTGGCCTATAACCTGTCCTTTACCGAAGTGGCTCAAGCCGTGGCCAATGCCAATATTTTGGTGACAGGAGGTAATATTAAAACGGTTACGGAAGAATATCTGATTCGGGCAAAGAACCGATCCTATTACGGAGACGAACTTTCAAACATTGTGGTGCGGGCAGACGCTGCTGGTCGTACAGTCCGGTTAAAGGATGTGGCCATAATTCGGGATCGTTTCTCAGAAACCCCAAATGCGTCCTATTTCAATGAAAATCTGGCGGTGAATATTACCGTTACCAGTACCAATACCGAGGATTTGATCGGCTCTGCCGAGAAAATCAAGGAATACATGAAGGATTTCAATGAGAAACACGCCAACGTGCAATTGGAAATCATTGATGACCGTTCCAAAATATTGACACAACGTACCCAATTGCTCACGGAAAATGCCATTGTGGGAATGATTTTGGTACTGATTTTCCTCTCGCTATTTTTAAATACACGTCTGGCGTTTTGGGTTGCATTCGGATTGCCCATTGCTTTTTTGGGAATGTTCGTATTTGCACCCTTGTTCAACGTTACCATAAACGTACTGTCCCTTTTTGGGATGATCATCGTCATTGGTATTTTGGTGGATGATGGAATTGTGATAGCCGAGAATATCTATCAGCATTATGAAAAAGGAAAACCCCCCGTTCGTGCTGCTATAGATGGAACCATGGAGGTGATACCTCCCATTATTTCAGCGATCATTACCACAGTTTTGGCTTTTTCGGTTATCCTGTTTTTGGATGGCCGTATTGGTGAATTTTTTGGTGAGGTTTCTGTAATTGTGATTTTAACCTTGGTGGTTTCATTGATAGAGGCGTTGATCATTCTCCCAGCCCACTTGGCACACTCCAAGGCACTTCATCCACAGAAAGAGGGTCCAAAAAGTGGAATAGCCAAAGTTTTTGCGAAGTTGCGGGTAATCAATAAAATGGGGGACAGATTCATGGCTTGGATGCGTGATAAATTGTACAGTCCAGCACTAAAATTTGCGTTGGAGTACAAATTTTTAACGTTCGCTCTCTTTTTTATGGCATTGGTGTTGACATTGGGCTCCATTGGTGGTGGAGTCATTAGAACATCATTTTTCCCAAGGATCGCCAGTGATCAAATTTCAATTGAATTGCTAATGCCAAATGGCACCAACGAAAAAGTTACCGATTCCATTATTAGTCTTATTCAGGAGAAAGCCCATATCGTTAACCAAGAACTTACGGATAAGTATTTACAAGAGACCGATAAAGAGCTTTTTGAAAACATGATCAAAAATTTGGGACCCGGATCATCGGCAGCCACATTGGAAATCAATTTGTTGCCTGGTGAGGAACGCCCGGATGCAATAAGGGCAGATATGGTGACCACACGACTTAGGGAATTGGTGGGGCCTGTGGTAGGTGTGGAAAGCTTGATTTATGGTTCAGGGGGTAATTTTGGCGGATCTCCCGTATCGGTGTCGTTGCTGGGTAATAATATAACCGAGCTAAAGGCAGCAAAGCAGGAATTAAAAAATGCCATGCTCAACAATGGGAACTTAAAAGACGTTACGGACAATGACCCGGCAGGAATCAAGGAAATACGTTTGCAGTTAAAGGAAAATGCCTACTTGTTGGGATTGGACCTTCGTTCTGTGATGAACCAGGTGCGGGCAGGATTTTTTGGCGCACAAGCACAGCGTTTTCAACGTGGTCAGGATGAGATCAGGGTTTGGGTGCGTTATGATCGTGAAAACCGTTCCTCCATTACAGATTTGGATGAAATGCGGATTTTGGCCCCCACTGGGGAGCGAATTCCATTAAAGGAAATCGCCACCTATTCCATTGAACGGGGCGATGTGGCCATAAACCACTTGGATGGCCAACGTGAAATTCAGGTGTCCGCTGATTTGACCGACCCGGAGACCACCAGCGGAACAGATGCCATGGGCTGGATACGGAGTGAGGTAATGCCCGATATTTTATCAAAATATCCTACCATTACCCCATCTTATGAAGGTCAGAATAGGGAAGCGAACAAATTCATAAACTCCCTGAGATTTGTGGGATTGACCGTGCTGTTCCTTATTTTCATCACCATTGCTTTTACCTTTAGAAGTTTTAGTCAGCCATTGCTGCTCCTACTTTTGGTGCCATTTAGTTTAACGGCAGTGGCCTGGGGACATTGGATACACGGATTCCCCATCAATATTCTTTCCATGCTGGGTATTATAGCCCTCATAGGGATTATGGTAAATGACGGTCTGGTTTTAATAGGGAAATTCAATATCAATTTACGTAATGGGCTAAAGTTTGATGAAGCACTCTACGAAGCCGGAAAATCCCGATTTAGAGCGATATTTTTAACATCCATTACAACCATAGCGGGCTTGGCGCCCCTCTTACTGGAGAAAAGTAGACAGGCGCAATTCTTAAAGCCCATGGCCATTTCCATTGCTTATGGAATAGGATTTGCCACTATACTTACCCTTTTAATGCTGCCGCTCTTTCTTTCTTTTGGGAACAATGTTAAAGTGTGGGCCAAAAGATTATGGACCGGAGAAAAAGTATCCCATGAAGAAGTGGAACGCGCCATCAGGGAACAGCACGAAGAACAACAGATGCTCGAGGAAAGTGGAAACAGCCTTAATGGGCACATAAGCCATGAAGAATCTGAGGAAGAAACTTCAAAAGTTTTAGAAGAGACGACATAA
- a CDS encoding efflux RND transporter periplasmic adaptor subunit has protein sequence MRKLIISAVVGGIIIFGSLYFAGLIANSKDTGRPESQRVVKTVFVDTVQNTTVPIMVPANGNLRAKKRVELYSEVQGVFRQGSKLFRTGQEYSAGQTLIRIDANEYYASVQSAKSSLYNLLTSIMPDLRLDYPEIYPKWQEYLNSFDLAKTTPELPEMSTEKEKFFITGRGVISNYYNVKNMEQRLVKYTITAPFHGVLTEALVTEGTLIRSGQKLGEFINTEAYELEVSVGKTYGDFLRVGKKVELFNLNKTQTYTGEVIRVNGRVDQNSQTITVFIEVRGDNLKEGQYLEANLEAKEETDAIEINRSLLLDNNQIFVVRDSILDIIDVNPVYFTDKRVVLKNVPNGEVIVAKPISGAYAGMLVKVFDEKESKSAQL, from the coding sequence ATGCGCAAGCTGATCATCTCTGCCGTAGTGGGCGGCATAATCATATTTGGGTCCTTGTATTTTGCCGGGCTTATTGCCAATAGCAAGGATACGGGGCGGCCAGAATCACAAAGAGTGGTAAAAACCGTTTTTGTGGATACCGTACAAAATACTACCGTTCCCATTATGGTGCCCGCCAATGGTAATTTAAGAGCCAAGAAAAGGGTAGAACTTTACTCAGAAGTACAAGGCGTTTTCAGGCAAGGCAGTAAATTGTTCAGAACGGGCCAAGAATACAGCGCAGGACAAACCTTGATTCGCATTGATGCCAATGAATACTATGCCAGTGTACAATCGGCCAAAAGTAGTCTGTACAACTTGCTTACCTCCATTATGCCCGACCTTCGGTTGGACTATCCGGAGATTTATCCCAAATGGCAAGAATATCTGAACAGTTTTGACCTGGCCAAGACCACTCCCGAACTACCCGAAATGTCTACCGAAAAAGAAAAGTTCTTCATTACGGGGAGAGGGGTCATTTCCAATTATTACAACGTAAAGAACATGGAACAGCGATTGGTAAAATACACCATAACGGCTCCGTTCCATGGCGTTTTAACCGAAGCGTTGGTCACCGAGGGTACACTGATCCGTTCGGGCCAAAAATTAGGGGAATTCATCAATACCGAGGCATATGAACTGGAAGTTTCAGTGGGAAAGACCTATGGCGACTTTTTGCGTGTAGGAAAAAAAGTGGAGCTTTTCAATTTGAACAAAACCCAAACCTATACAGGAGAAGTAATCCGGGTGAATGGCCGTGTTGACCAAAATTCCCAGACCATAACCGTTTTTATTGAGGTACGCGGAGACAACCTTAAAGAAGGTCAATATCTAGAAGCCAATCTTGAAGCAAAGGAAGAAACCGATGCCATTGAGATAAATCGTTCCCTATTGCTGGATAACAATCAAATTTTTGTGGTTCGGGATTCCATTTTGGATATCATAGACGTTAACCCAGTTTATTTTACCGACAAAAGAGTAGTGCTTAAGAATGTTCCCAATGGCGAAGTTATTGTGGCAAAACCAATATCTGGCGCCTATGCCGGAATGTTGGTAAAGGTGTTTGACGAGAAGGAATCCAAAAGCGCACAATTGTGA
- the abc-f gene encoding ribosomal protection-like ABC-F family protein, whose translation MLNIHNLSVAFGGEYLFEEIAFRLNGGDRVGLIGKNGAGKSTLLKLLAKEMAPDEGTIATEKDVKIGFLKQDIDFEQGRTVLEESYQAFSEIQSLEAQLEKINTALAERTDYESDSYHQLMVDLNDVTHHYEILGGYNYQGDTEKVLLGLGFKREDFNKLTDTFSGGWRMRIELAKLLLQNNDVLLLDEPTNHLDIESIIWLEQFLKSYPGAVVIVSHDKMFLDNVTNRTIEISLGRIYDYPKPYTKFLELRKEMKEQQLSAQKNQEKQIAQTERLIEKFRAKSSKASMAQSLIKKLDKMERIEVDEEDNSVMNVRFPVSVNPGKVVVELENLSKSYGKNEVLRDIDLLVERGSKTAFVGQNGQGKTTLAKIIVGELDHTGDMKIGHNVQLGYFAQNQAEYLDGSKTILDTMTDAANEGNRSKVRDILGSFLFRGDEVDKYVKVLSGGERNRLALAKMLLQPFNVLIMDEPTNHLDIKSKNVLKQALQNFEGTLILVSHDRDFLQGLTDRVYEFKEGNIKEYLGDIDFYLEQRKAEDFRKIEKGEKKVEEKVQVEEKESDYHTQKKQKSLKNRLSGVEKKISQLEKEIGDIDHELLMDYDKTIAKPNFFDNYQRKKKNLEILMEDWEKLSHELESLN comes from the coding sequence ATGCTAAATATTCATAATCTTTCAGTAGCCTTTGGAGGCGAATATCTTTTTGAGGAAATCGCGTTTCGATTAAACGGGGGGGACCGGGTAGGTCTTATCGGAAAAAATGGAGCCGGGAAATCCACGCTGCTTAAATTACTGGCCAAGGAAATGGCTCCAGATGAAGGGACCATCGCTACTGAAAAAGATGTAAAAATTGGATTTTTAAAGCAGGACATTGATTTTGAACAGGGTAGGACGGTTTTGGAAGAATCCTACCAAGCTTTTTCTGAAATCCAATCCTTGGAGGCCCAATTGGAGAAAATCAACACTGCTTTGGCGGAACGCACCGATTATGAAAGTGATTCGTACCATCAACTGATGGTGGATTTGAACGATGTGACCCATCACTACGAGATTTTAGGCGGCTACAATTATCAGGGAGATACGGAAAAAGTATTGTTGGGACTCGGGTTTAAACGCGAGGATTTTAACAAATTAACCGATACGTTTTCCGGCGGATGGCGTATGCGGATTGAATTGGCCAAATTGTTGCTTCAAAACAACGATGTATTGCTGTTGGATGAGCCCACCAACCACTTGGATATTGAATCCATCATTTGGTTGGAACAGTTTCTGAAAAGCTATCCTGGAGCAGTGGTGATCGTTTCCCACGATAAAATGTTCCTGGATAATGTCACCAACCGCACCATTGAAATTTCCTTGGGCCGAATTTATGATTACCCAAAACCGTATACCAAATTTTTGGAATTGCGGAAGGAAATGAAGGAGCAACAACTCAGTGCTCAAAAAAACCAAGAAAAACAGATTGCACAGACCGAAAGGCTCATTGAAAAATTCAGGGCGAAGTCCAGCAAGGCCAGTATGGCGCAATCACTCATTAAAAAGTTGGACAAAATGGAGCGGATTGAAGTGGATGAAGAGGACAACAGCGTCATGAACGTTCGCTTTCCAGTCTCTGTTAATCCAGGTAAAGTAGTGGTAGAGTTGGAAAACCTTTCCAAGAGCTACGGCAAAAATGAAGTCCTCCGAGATATTGATTTACTGGTTGAACGAGGTAGCAAAACCGCTTTTGTCGGTCAGAATGGGCAAGGAAAAACTACTTTGGCCAAGATTATTGTGGGTGAATTGGACCATACCGGTGATATGAAAATCGGACACAATGTACAATTGGGCTATTTTGCACAAAACCAAGCGGAGTATCTGGACGGAAGTAAAACTATTTTGGACACCATGACAGATGCCGCCAATGAGGGCAACCGAAGTAAGGTCAGGGACATTTTAGGTTCTTTTCTCTTCCGGGGAGATGAGGTGGATAAGTACGTAAAAGTCTTGTCTGGTGGGGAGCGAAACCGGTTGGCTTTGGCCAAAATGTTGTTACAGCCCTTTAATGTGCTAATCATGGATGAGCCTACCAACCACTTGGACATCAAATCCAAGAATGTACTAAAACAGGCCCTCCAAAATTTTGAAGGCACCTTGATCTTGGTCTCTCACGATCGGGATTTCCTACAAGGGCTTACGGACAGGGTGTATGAGTTTAAAGAGGGCAATATCAAGGAGTATTTGGGGGATATCGATTTTTATCTGGAACAACGCAAGGCAGAGGATTTCAGAAAGATTGAGAAAGGAGAAAAGAAGGTGGAAGAAAAAGTTCAGGTAGAGGAGAAAGAAAGCGATTACCATACCCAGAAAAAGCAAAAATCATTAAAAAATAGGCTGAGCGGAGTAGAAAAGAAGATTTCGCAGTTGGAAAAAGAGATTGGAGATATAGACCATGAGTTACTCATGGATTATGACAAAACCATAGCCAAACCCAATTTTTTTGACAATTACCAAAGAAAAAAGAAGAATTTGGAGATCCTGATGGAAGATTGGGAGAAGCTTTCCCACGAATTGGAATCGTTAAATTGA
- a CDS encoding DUF983 domain-containing protein has translation MLKKGTKLYSILTGSCPKCHEESMYENTNPYALSQLFKMHERCSHCGTKYKIEPSFFYGSMYVSYGVGIAFAVAAFVIAFLFLGASLPVTFIAIVGTLVVFMPVIIRFSRNIWINFFIKYDPTAAKKHHPAVEG, from the coding sequence ATGTTAAAAAAAGGAACCAAACTGTACAGTATTTTAACAGGAAGTTGTCCCAAATGCCATGAGGAGAGTATGTATGAAAACACCAATCCTTATGCGCTTTCGCAACTGTTTAAAATGCACGAACGTTGTTCGCACTGTGGCACAAAATATAAGATTGAGCCTTCGTTTTTCTATGGCTCCATGTATGTAAGCTATGGCGTTGGGATTGCCTTTGCCGTGGCTGCTTTTGTAATTGCCTTTTTGTTCTTGGGAGCGTCACTTCCAGTTACTTTTATTGCCATTGTGGGCACTTTGGTTGTTTTTATGCCTGTGATTATCCGGTTTTCACGAAATATTTGGATCAATTTTTTCATCAAATATGATCCAACTGCCGCAAAAAAACATCACCCTGCAGTTGAAGGTTAA
- a CDS encoding FAD-binding oxidoreductase, which yields MLDYIVVGLGLAGISFCEVLEKEGKSFKVNTDNSQQASQVAGGLYNPVILKRFTLAWKAKEQMELAQPFYADLEQKLGKKLDYKVPVLRRFASVEEQNAWFEASDKLGLNHFLSTTLIQNKNPSIDGSFGFGEVKYTGRIDTATLVESYSDYLQKKGLLERESFDFSCFEHQEGHISYKSIQAKQIVFSCGYGLKNNPYFNYLPLNGTKGELLTIKAPDYKEENVIKSSVFTIPLGSDLYRIGATYKWKDKTNEPTEAAKKELLDKLKTFLKCDFEIVDHVAGIRPTVVDRRPLVGQHPEYKNLYVLNGFGSRGVLIAPYASAQLFNYLERQIPLDPVINIQRFTKKYYKN from the coding sequence ATGTTGGATTACATTGTAGTAGGTCTCGGTTTGGCGGGAATCTCTTTTTGTGAAGTTTTGGAAAAAGAAGGTAAATCCTTTAAAGTGAATACGGATAATTCCCAGCAAGCTTCGCAGGTGGCCGGAGGACTGTACAACCCAGTGATTCTAAAACGCTTTACCCTAGCTTGGAAGGCCAAGGAGCAAATGGAACTGGCCCAACCCTTCTATGCTGATTTGGAGCAAAAATTGGGGAAGAAATTGGACTACAAAGTTCCAGTACTTCGACGATTTGCTTCCGTAGAAGAACAAAATGCGTGGTTTGAAGCTTCCGATAAGCTCGGGTTAAACCATTTCTTGTCCACAACACTCATTCAAAATAAAAACCCCAGTATTGATGGCTCTTTTGGTTTTGGTGAAGTAAAATATACGGGAAGGATAGACACGGCCACTTTGGTGGAATCCTATTCGGATTATTTGCAGAAAAAAGGACTTTTGGAGCGAGAATCTTTTGATTTCTCTTGCTTTGAGCATCAGGAGGGACATATTTCGTATAAATCAATACAAGCCAAGCAAATTGTTTTTTCATGCGGTTATGGGCTTAAAAACAACCCTTATTTCAATTATTTGCCGCTAAATGGTACCAAAGGAGAGCTTTTAACCATTAAGGCACCGGATTATAAAGAAGAAAATGTGATAAAATCATCAGTTTTCACGATTCCATTGGGCAGTGACCTTTATCGAATTGGTGCTACCTACAAATGGAAGGACAAGACCAACGAACCTACCGAAGCGGCCAAAAAGGAACTTTTGGACAAACTAAAGACCTTTTTAAAGTGTGATTTTGAGATCGTGGACCATGTGGCAGGTATTCGTCCCACAGTGGTGGACCGGAGACCTTTGGTTGGTCAGCATCCAGAGTACAAAAACCTGTATGTGTTGAATGGATTTGGGTCTAGAGGAGTGCTTATCGCTCCTTATGCCTCCGCCCAGTTATTCAATTATCTTGAACGCCAAATTCCACTTGATCCGGTAATCAATATCCAAAGATTTACAAAGAAATATTACAAAAATTAA
- the gldN gene encoding gliding motility protein GldN, translated as MNWKNALVIGLLGVLPVSMMGQANILNAKLPEEIGKKTQAQIEQDADEPLEYGYVDDRDILWSKTIWEIIDLDERVNFPLYYPTDTIGIGKDRRSLYHVLMKNIRNGKLTEVYTDSYFTEKRKLEDLSATLSKVDTTDLGYEQYNAGEQISPEFINKRDLTAADIEEYRIKGIWYFDKRQGELKYRLLGIAPVAPDVNFIDDESVDPGQNKVELFWVWYPAARQILHEAKVYNQQNSARPISFDMLLNARRFNAVIYKEENVHEDREIDDYIFDNALFQLLEAQRIKEQIRDREQDMWAY; from the coding sequence ATGAATTGGAAAAATGCATTAGTAATCGGATTGTTGGGTGTATTGCCCGTATCAATGATGGGACAGGCAAACATTTTAAACGCCAAGTTACCAGAGGAGATCGGTAAAAAGACCCAAGCTCAAATAGAGCAAGATGCCGATGAGCCATTGGAATATGGTTACGTGGATGATAGGGATATCCTATGGTCCAAGACCATATGGGAAATCATCGATCTTGACGAGAGAGTTAACTTTCCGCTATATTATCCAACCGATACCATAGGTATTGGAAAGGATAGAAGGTCACTATACCATGTTTTGATGAAAAACATCCGAAACGGTAAATTGACCGAGGTCTACACCGACTCTTACTTTACGGAAAAGAGAAAGTTGGAAGACCTTTCGGCAACCTTGAGCAAAGTGGATACCACAGACCTAGGGTACGAACAATACAATGCGGGCGAACAAATTTCTCCAGAGTTCATCAACAAAAGAGATCTTACCGCAGCAGATATTGAAGAGTACCGAATTAAAGGAATCTGGTATTTCGACAAGCGACAAGGAGAGCTTAAGTATCGTTTGTTGGGAATTGCACCTGTTGCACCGGACGTTAACTTCATCGATGATGAGTCCGTTGATCCAGGACAGAACAAAGTTGAATTGTTCTGGGTGTGGTACCCTGCAGCAAGACAAATTCTGCACGAAGCCAAAGTTTACAATCAGCAGAATTCGGCAAGACCCATTTCCTTTGATATGTTGTTGAACGCACGCCGTTTTAACGCGGTCATCTACAAAGAGGAAAACGTTCACGAAGACCGTGAAATAGACGATTATATTTTTGACAATGCATTGTTCCAACTCTTGGAAGCTCAACGAATCAAAGAGCAGATAAGAGACAGGGAGCAAGATATGTGGGCGTATTAA